A single region of the Candidatus Parcubacteria bacterium genome encodes:
- a CDS encoding usg protein — MSDLALQLQGYRLTTAEIIYRLPDHPKILQAYIWQDLDIAPRFPVLQRFLDYWEQNLDGKLHSVRRVSAPVVTLSEIRFTAQLRLH, encoded by the coding sequence TTGTCTGATCTTGCCTTACAACTTCAAGGTTACAGGCTGACGACGGCAGAAATCATCTATCGTCTGCCCGATCACCCCAAGATTCTGCAGGCTTACATCTGGCAGGACCTCGATATCGCACCACGCTTCCCTGTTCTCCAGAGGTTCCTGGATTACTGGGAGCAGAATCTCGACGGCAAGCTCCACTCAGTGAGAAGGGTGAGTGCTCCCGTCGTTACGCTATCGGAGATCCGTTTTACAGCGCAACTCCGCCTACACTGA
- a CDS encoding tyrosine-type recombinase/integrase, with protein MKLSELKRQYLEYIEIEKGRSLKTVENYDRYLTRFLGFAKIDDPKKITDETLREYRLWLNRLPAEPHAKAGRSSRDTLKKKTQNYYLIALRSFLKYLMRRGVTSLAPERIELAKVPERSLDLISVEELNRLMKAPSGDSVKALRDRAILELFFSTGLRVSELCSLHADIDLSKDEMAIRGKGDKVRVVFLSDTAKDAVRAYLKKRADDVDEALFTNNSKINKSEARRLTPRSVERMIKRYAIKAGISKKVTPHVMRHSFATDLLSNGADLRSVQALLGHANIGTTQIYTHVTDSHLKEIHKKFHSRK; from the coding sequence ATGAAGCTCTCTGAGTTAAAGCGCCAATATCTAGAATATATAGAGATAGAGAAGGGTCGGAGCCTCAAGACGGTCGAAAACTACGACCGCTACCTCACTCGGTTCCTTGGTTTCGCCAAGATAGATGATCCCAAGAAGATCACTGATGAGACTCTTCGCGAGTATCGCCTCTGGCTCAACCGGCTCCCTGCTGAGCCGCACGCCAAGGCGGGGCGCTCATCTCGCGATACGCTCAAGAAGAAGACACAGAACTATTACCTCATCGCCCTCCGTTCCTTCCTTAAGTATCTGATGCGACGCGGGGTCACTTCCCTGGCCCCCGAGCGCATCGAGCTCGCCAAGGTTCCCGAGCGCTCCCTTGACCTCATCTCCGTAGAAGAGCTGAATCGTCTGATGAAGGCGCCTTCGGGCGACAGCGTGAAGGCACTCCGCGACCGCGCCATCTTAGAGCTCTTCTTCTCTACGGGTCTCCGTGTCTCCGAGCTCTGTTCCCTTCATGCAGATATCGATCTCTCTAAGGATGAAATGGCTATCCGTGGTAAGGGTGACAAGGTGCGCGTGGTCTTCCTCTCCGATACCGCCAAGGATGCCGTACGCGCATATCTCAAGAAGCGCGCTGATGACGTGGATGAAGCGCTCTTTACGAACAACAGCAAGATAAACAAGAGCGAGGCTCGCCGCCTCACTCCCCGCTCGGTGGAGCGCATGATTAAGCGCTATGCCATCAAGGCAGGTATTTCTAAAAAGGTCACTCCCCACGTGATGCGCCACTCTTTCGCCACGGATCTACTTAGTAATGGCGCGGACCTCCGTTCTGTACAGGCGCTCCTCGGCCATGCCAACATCGGTACAACCCAGATCTATACTCACGTCACCGACTCGCATTTGAAGGAGATTCATAAGAAATTCCATAGTAGGAAATAG
- the rpsO gene encoding 30S ribosomal protein S15, with translation MLSKKKKATVIGESRIHPTDTGSPEVQVSVLSKKIDELALHLKKHPKDKHSRRGLLAMVADRRTHMGYLKKKSEKRYNALAKKLELK, from the coding sequence ATGCTTTCGAAGAAGAAAAAGGCAACTGTCATCGGGGAAAGCCGCATCCACCCTACGGATACGGGCTCTCCTGAGGTCCAGGTCTCCGTGCTCTCGAAGAAAATCGACGAGCTCGCCCTCCATCTCAAGAAGCACCCCAAGGACAAGCACTCCCGCCGCGGGCTCCTCGCCATGGTGGCAGACCGCCGCACCCACATGGGCTACCTCAAGAAGAAGAGCGAGAAGCGCTACAACGCCCTCGCCAAGAAACTCGAGCTCAAGTAA
- a CDS encoding NYN domain-containing protein, translating to MTVIKHSKQRVGMFIDTQNLYHSAKNLYQSKVNFGQVVKDAVGDRAIIRVVAYVITTESGDERSFFEALSKLGIETKTKDLQIFFGGAKKADWDVGLAVDAIRLASKLDTVILASGDGDFVPLVEYLQHMGCQVEVVAFGKSTSSMLKEATDDFLDLCDDPQRYLLSPALRRRAPAAGPATTDRRVRNAPAPAPLERE from the coding sequence ATGACCGTCATAAAACACAGCAAGCAGCGCGTCGGTATGTTCATCGACACGCAAAACCTCTATCACAGCGCCAAGAACCTCTATCAGTCCAAAGTTAATTTCGGCCAAGTCGTGAAGGATGCGGTAGGGGATCGCGCCATCATCCGCGTGGTTGCCTACGTCATCACCACAGAATCAGGTGACGAGCGTAGCTTCTTTGAAGCCCTCAGCAAACTCGGCATCGAGACCAAGACTAAGGATCTCCAGATATTCTTCGGCGGCGCCAAGAAAGCCGACTGGGACGTAGGCCTCGCGGTCGACGCCATCCGCCTCGCCTCCAAACTCGACACTGTTATCCTCGCCTCCGGCGACGGAGACTTTGTACCGCTCGTCGAATACCTTCAGCATATGGGCTGCCAGGTAGAAGTCGTTGCCTTCGGAAAATCCACTTCCTCCATGTTGAAGGAAGCCACCGATGACTTCCTCGATCTCTGCGACGATCCGCAGCGCTACCTCCTCTCGCCAGCACTCCGCCGCCGCGCGCCGGCAGCAGGACCCGCGACAACCGATCGTCGAGTGCGCAATGCTCCGGCACCTGCACCGCTCGAGAGGGAATAG
- the xth gene encoding exodeoxyribonuclease III gives MKLISWNVNGIRAVHKKGLFLPFVEKYKPDIICLQETKSEQHQVEIDLPDYEEYWNSSSARKGYSGTAIFSKIQPEKIIFGLPDDLCEKYGLATDGYGDPNKEGRVVAADFGPIYVVTVYTPNSKDDLSRIPLRHKGWDPAFLSYMKRLEKEKPVIFCGDLNVAHTPDDLTNAKANEGKKGFTLEEREGVDNMMKAGFADTFRLFTKGPGHYTWWSPWGDARERNVGWRIDYFFVSKKLVSKVKKAETLPYVFGSDHCPVLLEMSL, from the coding sequence ATGAAACTCATCTCCTGGAACGTGAACGGTATACGGGCGGTGCACAAGAAAGGTCTATTCCTCCCCTTCGTGGAGAAATATAAGCCGGATATCATCTGTCTTCAGGAAACCAAATCTGAGCAGCACCAAGTGGAGATAGATCTTCCGGACTATGAGGAATACTGGAACTCCTCTAGCGCCCGCAAGGGGTATAGCGGCACGGCCATCTTCAGCAAGATACAGCCGGAAAAGATCATTTTCGGCCTGCCGGACGATCTCTGTGAGAAATATGGCTTGGCGACGGATGGCTACGGGGATCCTAATAAGGAGGGGCGGGTTGTTGCTGCGGATTTCGGTCCTATATATGTAGTGACGGTCTATACCCCTAATTCTAAGGATGACCTCTCTCGTATCCCCTTGCGGCATAAGGGCTGGGACCCAGCCTTCTTGTCCTACATGAAACGGCTAGAAAAGGAGAAGCCGGTTATCTTCTGCGGGGACCTCAATGTAGCCCATACCCCGGACGACCTTACCAACGCCAAGGCGAACGAGGGTAAGAAGGGCTTTACCCTAGAAGAGCGGGAGGGTGTCGACAATATGATGAAGGCGGGCTTTGCGGATACCTTCCGTCTTTTCACTAAAGGTCCCGGTCACTACACTTGGTGGAGCCCCTGGGGAGATGCGCGCGAGCGGAACGTGGGTTGGCGCATAGATTATTTTTTCGTAAGTAAGAAATTAGTTTCAAAAGTGAAAAAAGCGGAAACACTTCCGTACGTATTTGGATCCGACCACTGCCCTGTCCTATTGGAAATGTCTTTGTAA
- a CDS encoding HD domain-containing protein: MKSLPEAIASIPTVVLKAAQTLNTAGFEAYLVGGCVRDVLRETKPKDWDLTTNATPEQIQGLFPHTFYENKFGTVGVVNDEESDETLKTIEITTYRTESAYSDSRRPDEVTFSQNIEEDLKRRDFTINAIALDPIKGHAVDPHKGQIDLVAGLVRAVGEGSERFQEDALRMLRAVRIATQLGFVIEEGTLQAITENKELLGKISKERIRDEFVKILMTEHPRAGFELCLKSGILPYVGPDLERGIGVDQNQAHSFDVFQHNLRTLQHAADKNWSMEVRLASLMHDISKPETRRWSAEKKDWTFHGHEVVGARVTKKFLEFLHFPNKTIDKVTSLVRWHMFFSDPEKITLSAIRRIVRNIGEDNIWDLMNLRVCDRIGTGRPKENPYRFRKYKSMVEEVLRDPISVGMLAIDGSDLMKELAIAPGPRIGHMLHALLEEVLNDPALNTKENLLETAKNLNNLTDEELKKRGESGKDKKEELESENIEEIRKKYGVS, encoded by the coding sequence ATGAAAAGTCTCCCCGAGGCGATTGCTTCGATCCCGACAGTCGTTCTCAAAGCGGCTCAAACCCTCAATACCGCAGGTTTTGAGGCATATTTGGTAGGCGGTTGCGTGCGGGATGTTTTACGTGAAACCAAGCCCAAGGACTGGGACCTGACCACCAATGCCACCCCGGAACAGATTCAGGGACTCTTTCCCCATACTTTCTACGAGAACAAGTTCGGCACCGTGGGCGTAGTGAACGACGAGGAGTCTGACGAAACCCTCAAAACCATCGAAATCACTACCTACCGTACGGAATCCGCCTACTCGGACAGCCGCCGCCCAGACGAGGTGACTTTTAGCCAGAATATCGAGGAAGATTTAAAGAGACGCGATTTCACCATAAACGCCATCGCCCTTGATCCGATTAAGGGACATGCGGTAGATCCTCATAAAGGACAAATAGATCTCGTGGCGGGCCTTGTACGCGCTGTGGGAGAGGGTAGTGAGCGCTTCCAGGAAGATGCTTTGCGTATGTTGCGCGCGGTACGCATCGCCACCCAGCTCGGTTTCGTCATCGAAGAGGGGACTCTTCAGGCAATTACTGAGAATAAAGAGCTCCTTGGCAAGATTTCCAAGGAGCGTATCCGAGACGAGTTCGTAAAGATCCTCATGACCGAACATCCAAGAGCAGGCTTCGAACTCTGCCTCAAGAGCGGAATATTGCCCTACGTAGGCCCAGATCTGGAGCGGGGGATAGGGGTGGACCAGAATCAGGCCCATAGCTTCGATGTCTTCCAGCACAATCTGCGCACCCTACAGCACGCCGCAGACAAGAACTGGAGCATGGAGGTGCGCCTAGCTTCGCTCATGCACGACATCTCTAAGCCCGAGACCCGCCGATGGTCAGCTGAGAAGAAAGACTGGACCTTCCATGGACACGAAGTAGTAGGGGCCCGCGTTACCAAGAAATTCCTGGAATTCCTCCATTTCCCCAACAAGACTATAGATAAAGTGACCTCTCTGGTGCGCTGGCATATGTTCTTCTCGGATCCGGAGAAGATCACGCTCTCCGCCATCCGCCGCATCGTACGGAACATTGGAGAAGACAATATATGGGACCTCATGAACCTGCGCGTTTGCGATCGCATTGGCACGGGCAGACCCAAAGAAAACCCTTATAGATTCAGGAAATATAAGTCCATGGTGGAAGAAGTGCTGCGTGACCCCATAAGCGTCGGGATGCTCGCGATAGACGGCAGCGATCTTATGAAAGAACTCGCCATAGCTCCGGGACCACGCATCGGCCACATGCTTCATGCGCTTCTTGAGGAAGTTTTGAACGACCCCGCTCTCAATACCAAGGAGAATCTCTTGGAAACGGCTAAGAATTTGAATAATTTGACGGATGAGGAGCTTAAAAAGAGGGGGGAGAGCGGCAAGGATAAGAAAGAGGAGCTGGAGAGCGAGAATATCGAGGAGATACGTAAGAAATACGGCGTAAGTTAA
- a CDS encoding TraR/DksA family transcriptional regulator, which yields MSIDTAHFKSALEKELALVEGELQSVGRKNPDNEKDWEAKPADFESPAGDDTVDQADVIEEFGTNAGIVKQLEIRYNEIKEALKRIEEGTYGVCRVSGEPIEEARLEANPAATTCMAHVEE from the coding sequence ATGTCTATAGATACCGCACACTTCAAATCCGCACTCGAGAAAGAACTTGCCCTCGTCGAAGGAGAACTTCAGAGCGTCGGTCGTAAGAACCCGGACAACGAGAAAGACTGGGAAGCCAAGCCTGCCGACTTTGAATCTCCTGCCGGAGATGACACCGTGGACCAGGCTGACGTCATCGAGGAGTTCGGTACTAATGCTGGCATCGTGAAGCAGCTCGAGATCCGCTACAACGAAATTAAGGAAGCACTCAAGCGTATCGAGGAGGGAACCTACGGCGTCTGCCGCGTCAGCGGGGAACCTATAGAAGAGGCGAGGCTCGAAGCGAACCCTGC